In Leptodesmis sichuanensis A121, the following are encoded in one genomic region:
- a CDS encoding AAA family ATPase: MSDLFKGFEQLLELAKTLEEKAQNGELKTDIQINSRTISNIPRQGGIPGGVRDRVSGSGGRGSGIGESGSGDSATNADVIVPPPPSDGTTVGASLQDVGGLSEVLQELRELVEIPLKRPDLLTRLGLEPPRGVLLVGSPGTGKTLTARALAEALGVSYIAIAGPEVMGKYYGEAEGRLRGIFEKAAKSSPCLVFIDEIDSLAPDRSKVEGEVEKRLVAQLLSLMDGFAKTQGVIVLAATNRPDHLDPALRRPGRFDREVQFRVPDRAGRLEILAILTRAMPLADAVSLEAIADLTVGMVGADLKAVCQKAAYTALRRQVTSLQATIPDTLTVTQEDFLQALRQVKPSVLRSVEIESPNVAWEQIGGLEEIKQTLQESVEGALLYPDLYRQTGAKAPRGILLWGPPGTGKTLLAKAVASQARANFIAVNGPELLSRWVGAAEQEVRELFARARQASPCVVFIDEIDTLAPARGRFTGDSGVSDRVVGQLLTELDGLQDCVDVLLIGATNRPDALDSALLRAGRLDLQLKVDLPNLESRLAILQVHNSDRPLSGVNLTDWATQTEGWNGADLALLSNQAALEAIRRYRAQGLTDPSRIQIETQDFISAYERLLSQRQDSKDSTQMDGAQ; the protein is encoded by the coding sequence ATGAGCGATTTATTTAAAGGGTTTGAACAACTGTTGGAACTTGCCAAAACCCTCGAGGAAAAGGCTCAGAACGGAGAGTTGAAAACAGATATTCAGATTAATTCCCGGACGATTAGCAATATTCCCCGGCAGGGGGGAATTCCGGGTGGAGTGAGAGATCGAGTGTCAGGGAGCGGGGGGCGGGGATCGGGAATTGGAGAGTCGGGAAGTGGGGATTCGGCAACGAATGCAGACGTGATTGTTCCACCGCCACCGTCGGATGGGACCACAGTTGGAGCATCTTTGCAGGATGTAGGTGGATTGTCGGAGGTGTTGCAGGAACTGCGGGAACTGGTGGAAATTCCGCTGAAACGGCCTGATTTACTCACTCGGTTGGGACTGGAACCGCCGCGAGGGGTGCTGCTGGTTGGCTCTCCAGGAACAGGGAAAACGTTAACGGCGCGTGCCCTGGCAGAAGCGTTAGGGGTGAGCTATATTGCGATCGCTGGCCCGGAAGTGATGGGTAAGTATTACGGAGAAGCCGAAGGACGACTGCGAGGAATTTTTGAAAAAGCGGCTAAATCCTCTCCCTGCCTGGTGTTTATTGATGAAATTGATAGTCTGGCTCCCGATCGCAGCAAAGTCGAGGGAGAGGTAGAAAAACGGCTGGTGGCCCAACTTTTGAGCCTGATGGACGGCTTTGCCAAAACTCAGGGGGTGATCGTGCTGGCGGCCACCAATCGTCCCGATCATCTGGATCCTGCCCTGCGTCGTCCTGGTCGCTTCGATCGCGAGGTTCAATTTCGGGTGCCCGATCGCGCTGGTCGGTTAGAAATCCTGGCTATCCTGACTCGCGCTATGCCGTTGGCAGATGCGGTCAGTTTAGAGGCGATCGCTGACCTCACGGTGGGTATGGTCGGAGCCGACTTAAAAGCGGTTTGCCAGAAAGCCGCTTACACTGCCCTGCGGCGACAAGTGACCTCTCTTCAGGCAACCATTCCTGATACCCTGACGGTCACCCAGGAAGATTTTTTACAAGCTCTGCGGCAGGTGAAGCCTTCTGTATTGCGATCGGTAGAAATAGAATCCCCCAATGTTGCGTGGGAGCAAATCGGTGGTTTAGAGGAAATCAAGCAAACTTTACAGGAATCTGTAGAAGGGGCGCTGCTGTATCCCGATCTCTACCGCCAAACGGGAGCCAAAGCGCCACGGGGAATTTTACTTTGGGGGCCACCGGGAACAGGCAAAACTCTGTTGGCCAAAGCGGTTGCTTCCCAGGCAAGGGCCAACTTCATCGCGGTGAATGGTCCGGAACTGTTGAGTCGTTGGGTGGGCGCTGCCGAACAGGAAGTGCGAGAACTGTTTGCCAGAGCACGTCAAGCCTCTCCCTGTGTGGTGTTTATTGATGAAATTGATACACTGGCTCCAGCACGGGGCAGATTTACGGGCGATTCGGGAGTCAGCGATCGAGTGGTTGGCCAACTCCTCACCGAATTGGATGGCTTGCAGGATTGTGTGGATGTGCTACTGATTGGAGCCACTAATCGCCCTGATGCTCTGGATTCGGCACTCCTCCGAGCGGGACGGTTGGATTTACAACTGAAAGTAGACCTGCCCAATCTGGAAAGTCGATTGGCTATTTTGCAGGTACATAACAGCGATCGCCCCTTGTCTGGAGTTAACCTCACCGATTGGGCCACCCAAACCGAAGGCTGGAATGGTGCGGACTTAGCCCTGCTTAGCAATCAGGCCGCTTTAGAAGCCATTCGTCGCTATCGTGCCCAGGGACTCACCGATCCTTCTAGAATCCAGATTGAAACCCAGGATTTTATCTCAGCCTATGAACGACTTTTGAGCCAACGTCAAGATAGTAAAGACTCAACCCAAATGGATGGTGCTCAATAA
- the fraC gene encoding filament integrity protein FraC — protein MIEILPLRAIAFQSLFLLLAISLEALVLYKLLPDLDYKTSARYSMSMNLFSTVVGWLVFFSVQVFLPADLQIQLISYFFFEQFFPNPWANRVTPILVVTMLGIFMGVFFLEYQGLVLLERILEKRKSEEAQEARKRIRGGYSRLESGIPFKQNNQAYAVLVANACSFSVILFLLFIRWLERVR, from the coding sequence ATGATTGAGATCCTGCCACTCCGAGCGATCGCATTTCAAAGCTTGTTTTTGCTGCTGGCCATCTCACTGGAAGCGCTGGTTTTGTATAAGTTATTACCTGACCTGGATTACAAAACCAGTGCCCGTTACTCAATGTCCATGAATCTATTTTCAACTGTAGTCGGGTGGCTGGTTTTCTTTAGTGTTCAAGTTTTTTTACCAGCAGATCTACAGATTCAATTAATCAGTTATTTCTTCTTTGAACAATTCTTTCCCAATCCCTGGGCAAATCGAGTTACTCCCATTCTGGTCGTGACCATGTTAGGAATCTTTATGGGAGTTTTCTTTTTAGAATACCAGGGCTTGGTTTTGTTAGAAAGAATTTTAGAAAAACGTAAATCAGAGGAAGCTCAGGAAGCCCGAAAACGGATTCGGGGAGGCTACAGTCGCTTAGAATCAGGTATCCCCTTTAAACAGAACAATCAGGCTTATGCTGTTCTGGTAGCTAATGCCTGTAGTTTTAGTGTAATTCTATTTCTATTATTTATTCGCTGGCTAGAGCGTGTTCGTTAA
- a CDS encoding DUF5357 family protein: protein MADILQIFQSLIAPFLPTAWPLWLLAFVLLLASGGLIWAYLNFAILIKIFSAIADFFKQVFGVFVPKDKKWDSARTLILLAALSWLFSLFAGRIVQNIISFMGWLFLIPGIHWIMYEEKQLKELLTFKFLGNLFIGPWVTGALICIFLFTTPDSFPPITLIMWPIVSAIIASLPKFIKAGPEYKLPDVGDRQYLVNLLLINLLLSCWIQLYYSTQNWLAQYPSLMTENLGNSSFFIRLQQGLTVSRGAELLERTEYNLKSNLEGQSWSQVELWLLNFNERVQALGNSVLDQMPQLAENSFWRVQGQVLPGEYRVKLYSVWQGPSADAQGYHYSKICNISRVTAEDVAGQSLPFGLPSVIPAVGSAKVQCEPVQGPFRGQPDGVS from the coding sequence ATGGCTGATATTTTGCAAATTTTTCAGTCTTTGATTGCCCCTTTCCTGCCGACTGCATGGCCGCTCTGGCTATTAGCATTCGTACTTCTCTTAGCCTCTGGTGGGCTGATCTGGGCTTATTTAAACTTTGCTATTCTGATCAAGATTTTTTCGGCAATTGCCGATTTTTTCAAGCAAGTGTTTGGAGTCTTTGTTCCAAAAGATAAAAAATGGGACTCTGCTAGAACTCTAATTTTGTTGGCGGCACTCTCCTGGCTCTTTTCTCTGTTTGCTGGCAGAATTGTACAAAATATTATTTCCTTCATGGGATGGTTGTTTTTAATCCCCGGAATTCACTGGATCATGTATGAGGAAAAGCAGTTAAAGGAGCTGTTAACCTTCAAATTTTTAGGCAATCTGTTTATCGGCCCGTGGGTTACAGGTGCGCTAATTTGTATCTTTTTGTTTACTACACCAGATAGTTTCCCGCCAATTACGCTGATCATGTGGCCGATCGTTTCCGCTATCATTGCAAGTTTACCTAAATTTATTAAAGCGGGGCCAGAATATAAACTTCCTGATGTTGGCGATCGCCAGTATTTAGTTAATTTACTCTTAATTAATTTGCTGCTCAGTTGCTGGATTCAACTCTACTATTCAACCCAAAACTGGCTGGCTCAATATCCCAGTTTAATGACCGAAAATTTAGGTAATAGTTCATTTTTCATCCGGTTACAACAGGGCTTAACTGTATCCCGGGGTGCTGAACTACTGGAACGGACTGAATACAACCTGAAAAGCAATCTGGAGGGACAGTCCTGGTCGCAGGTGGAACTGTGGTTGTTGAACTTTAATGAGCGGGTTCAAGCCCTGGGAAACTCTGTTCTTGATCAGATGCCCCAATTGGCAGAGAATTCCTTTTGGCGGGTTCAAGGACAGGTGCTGCCCGGAGAATACAGAGTGAAGCTTTATTCGGTCTGGCAGGGGCCATCAGCCGATGCTCAGGGCTATCACTACTCCAAAATCTGCAACATCAGTCGGGTGACAGCGGAAGATGTCGCTGGTCAGTCGTTGCCCTTTGGGCTACCGTCAGTAATACCTGCTGTCGGATCCGCAAAGGTGCAATGCGAACCCGTGCAGGGGCCTTTTAGAGGGCAGCCTGACGGTGTGAGTTAA
- a CDS encoding ABC transporter permease, which yields MNPGRTLVIAANVFREVIRDRVLYLIILFAVFLIASIRLLPELAATTENKITLDVGLAAMSLLGLVIAVFVGTGLVNKEIEKRTVLVLMAKPISRTEFIVGKHLGLSAVLAVLIAAMTAIYMIVLSFSRIPYPATSIAVSSLFLFLQLSLITAVAIALGVFTSSLLAALLTFTVFLMGSSSANLVALGAQSKNPTVEAVTRNLYLVLPDLSRLDLKNQAVYGLLPPAETLLQSAGYAVLYIVLLLAIATLIFSRRQF from the coding sequence ATGAATCCAGGCAGAACCTTAGTAATTGCAGCGAATGTGTTCCGTGAGGTGATTCGCGATCGCGTCCTGTATCTGATCATTCTGTTTGCAGTGTTTCTGATCGCATCTATTCGCTTATTACCCGAACTTGCCGCCACCACAGAAAACAAAATTACTCTGGATGTGGGTCTGGCCGCGATGAGTCTGTTGGGTCTGGTCATTGCGGTCTTTGTCGGTACTGGTCTGGTCAATAAGGAAATTGAGAAACGTACGGTACTGGTGTTAATGGCGAAACCGATCAGCCGTACCGAATTTATCGTGGGCAAACACCTGGGACTGTCCGCAGTATTGGCGGTACTGATTGCAGCCATGACAGCGATTTACATGATTGTTCTGTCCTTCAGTCGCATTCCCTACCCGGCTACCAGTATTGCTGTCTCCTCACTCTTTCTGTTCCTGCAACTGTCTTTGATTACGGCGGTCGCGATCGCGCTCGGTGTGTTTACCAGTTCCCTCCTGGCAGCTCTGCTCACCTTCACCGTGTTTCTCATGGGAAGTTCCAGTGCCAATCTGGTCGCCCTGGGTGCTCAGAGTAAAAACCCAACGGTTGAGGCCGTAACCCGCAATCTCTACCTGGTTTTACCCGATCTGTCTCGTCTGGACTTAAAAAATCAAGCGGTCTACGGTCTACTGCCACCAGCCGAAACGTTGCTCCAGAGTGCTGGGTATGCAGTGCTGTATATTGTGTTGCTGCTGGCGATCGCAACCCTCATTTTCTCTCGTCGCCAATTTTAG
- a CDS encoding Npun_F5560 family protein has protein sequence MISNHVLDPQAEAARLREELQVRDNLVQQLSQELFRLVQGNASFMPSPDSSERHLAEVRALREQLKTVEEQVTFYQEQITERDNEIYQLRQSVQELTDRSRMLEQVVQELPKIYRQKFAERLAPIKEKVALIQRENRQLHAELQSVTYRLAMRNRRQTQLDLPSFPRSGSGVALPSFGNA, from the coding sequence ATGATCAGTAATCATGTGTTAGATCCCCAGGCCGAAGCTGCCCGTCTGCGGGAAGAATTGCAGGTACGAGACAATCTGGTGCAACAGTTGTCTCAGGAACTGTTTCGTCTGGTGCAGGGAAATGCCAGCTTTATGCCCAGCCCAGACAGTTCTGAGCGTCATTTAGCCGAAGTACGTGCCCTGCGAGAGCAACTAAAAACAGTCGAGGAGCAGGTTACCTTTTATCAAGAGCAAATTACGGAGCGCGATAACGAAATTTATCAATTGCGTCAGTCGGTTCAGGAATTGACCGATCGCTCCCGTATGTTGGAACAGGTGGTTCAGGAACTGCCCAAGATTTATCGGCAAAAGTTTGCGGAGCGGTTGGCTCCCATCAAGGAAAAAGTTGCTCTAATTCAGCGCGAGAACCGTCAGCTGCACGCGGAATTACAGAGTGTTACCTATCGCTTAGCCATGCGGAATCGTCGCCAAACTCAACTGGATTTGCCAAGTTTCCCCCGCTCCGGATCGGGGGTTGCCCTACCTAGCTTTGGCAATGCGTAA
- the rpsF gene encoding 30S ribosomal protein S6, whose protein sequence is MSQLYETMYILRPDLGEEMVGQAIEKYRSILQDNGAEILETQHRGKRRLAYEIAKHREGVYVQMNYTCNGSQVALLERAMRLSDEVIRYLTVKQEPPKAAKEADA, encoded by the coding sequence ATGAGTCAGCTTTACGAAACGATGTACATCCTCCGCCCTGACCTGGGCGAGGAAATGGTGGGGCAGGCGATCGAAAAATATCGCTCCATTCTGCAAGACAATGGAGCCGAGATCCTGGAAACCCAGCACCGGGGAAAACGCCGTCTGGCCTACGAAATCGCCAAACACCGGGAAGGGGTGTATGTGCAAATGAACTATACCTGCAACGGTAGCCAAGTTGCGCTATTGGAACGAGCGATGCGGCTGAGTGATGAGGTAATCCGGTATCTCACCGTCAAGCAGGAACCCCCCAAAGCCGCCAAGGAAGCAGACGCTTAA
- a CDS encoding fumarylacetoacetate hydrolase family protein, whose product MAQRYVRVQTVDGQVHYGLLQIDRQVRLLDAPPWLEGQPTNQELAPGQYQLLAPCAPSKIVAVGRNYVNHARELGNSVPAEPLLFLKPTTAVIAADAAIQYPSQSIRVDYEGELALVIGDRCVDCTPEQARNKIWGYTIANDVTARDLQKSDGQWTRAKGFDTFCPLGPWIVRELSPGARLQTFLNDDPNPVQSASIEEMVFPPDVIVSYISQVMTLLPGDVVLTGTPEGIGPMQVGDRVRVEIEGIGYLDNYLIARHPEPVQTNSDDFVAGSNP is encoded by the coding sequence ATGGCACAGCGCTATGTCCGGGTTCAGACGGTAGACGGACAAGTCCACTACGGTCTTCTGCAAATTGATCGGCAAGTTCGCCTACTGGATGCACCACCCTGGTTAGAGGGGCAACCGACGAATCAGGAGTTGGCACCAGGACAGTATCAACTGCTGGCTCCCTGTGCACCCTCTAAAATCGTGGCAGTAGGCAGAAATTATGTGAATCATGCCAGAGAACTGGGTAATTCGGTTCCAGCAGAGCCACTCCTGTTCCTGAAACCGACAACGGCTGTGATTGCTGCGGACGCAGCCATTCAATACCCCAGCCAGTCCATACGGGTAGATTATGAAGGGGAACTGGCGCTGGTGATCGGCGATCGCTGTGTGGACTGTACCCCAGAGCAGGCCCGCAACAAAATTTGGGGCTACACGATCGCCAATGATGTCACCGCCAGAGACTTACAAAAGAGTGATGGCCAGTGGACTCGCGCCAAAGGTTTTGACACCTTCTGTCCCCTTGGTCCCTGGATTGTTCGGGAACTCAGCCCGGGCGCGCGGCTACAAACTTTTTTGAACGATGACCCAAATCCAGTGCAATCGGCTTCGATCGAAGAGATGGTCTTTCCCCCGGATGTGATTGTGTCCTACATCAGCCAGGTAATGACCTTATTGCCGGGAGATGTGGTGCTGACCGGAACGCCAGAAGGAATTGGGCCGATGCAGGTGGGCGATCGCGTCCGCGTGGAGATCGAGGGCATCGGCTACTTAGACAACTACCTGATTGCCAGACATCCCGAACCCGTACAGACCAATTCCGACGATTTCGTTGCCGGCAGCAATCCTTAA
- a CDS encoding Tic20 family protein — protein sequence MAWRGSTTPSDRIFSCLVYLLPLMDVVGLVFNVFQTSDSFLAPLLVAIVKPLSPLLNIYYGFPFLPLIIFFALYMLVVRNEAVPHFIRFNAMQSILIGIVLSLFSILWSFVFSSIFSTSSLVTQTIFNTIFLAVVAAVGYSIVQSALGRYAEIPTISEAAYTQVR from the coding sequence ATGGCTTGGCGCGGCTCAACAACCCCTTCCGATCGGATTTTTTCATGTCTGGTCTACCTGCTCCCACTAATGGATGTGGTGGGTTTAGTTTTTAACGTGTTCCAAACATCTGATTCATTTCTAGCTCCGCTTCTGGTAGCTATTGTTAAGCCCCTTAGCCCATTGCTCAATATCTACTACGGCTTCCCCTTTTTGCCTCTGATTATCTTCTTTGCCCTGTACATGCTGGTAGTACGCAATGAGGCTGTACCTCACTTCATTCGCTTCAATGCCATGCAGTCGATTCTAATTGGCATTGTGTTGAGTCTATTTTCAATTCTCTGGAGTTTTGTATTTAGCTCAATCTTCTCCACGTCCAGCTTAGTTACGCAGACCATCTTTAACACCATATTTCTAGCTGTTGTGGCAGCCGTGGGTTACTCGATCGTGCAGTCGGCTTTAGGCCGCTATGCAGAAATTCCCACTATCTCTGAGGCGGCCTACACTCAGGTTCGTTAA
- a CDS encoding chorismate lyase — translation MTATFKPSDITLPKTWHSLKPLWQGDETAVQEGLPHSQLAPAWQILLLGDGSPTRHLQLLTGEPTEVDVIDMSPIGLDPDNAPAQLQVVPGPRLRRQVWLRTASGQRLAYATSWWEASHVDDYLQNRSLPIWASLARLRTELYRDVQGLYYGHSPELEKAFGQSGPFWGRHYLFWHHGQPFTLIYEVFSPYLERYLGPMGLGGRN, via the coding sequence GTGACAGCAACCTTTAAACCATCCGATATTACCCTGCCCAAAACCTGGCATTCGCTCAAGCCCCTCTGGCAGGGAGACGAAACGGCAGTCCAGGAAGGCTTACCCCATAGCCAACTGGCCCCCGCATGGCAGATTTTGCTTTTAGGAGATGGGTCGCCCACCCGCCATCTCCAGCTTTTAACCGGGGAACCCACTGAGGTAGACGTGATTGATATGTCGCCGATCGGCCTGGATCCCGACAATGCTCCAGCCCAACTGCAGGTCGTACCGGGGCCACGGTTGCGGCGACAGGTGTGGCTGCGAACCGCTTCTGGTCAGCGGCTGGCCTATGCCACGTCCTGGTGGGAAGCCAGCCATGTGGATGACTATTTGCAAAACCGCTCGCTTCCCATCTGGGCCAGTCTCGCCCGTCTGCGAACGGAACTCTACCGTGATGTGCAGGGTCTTTACTATGGCCACTCCCCGGAATTAGAAAAAGCCTTTGGCCAATCGGGGCCATTCTGGGGCCGTCACTATCTCTTCTGGCACCACGGACAGCCCTTTACCCTGATCTATGAGGTGTTTTCGCCCTATCTAGAGCGGTATCTGGGGCCGATGGGTTTGGGTGGAAGGAATTAG
- a CDS encoding ABC transporter substrate-binding protein has translation MLPVMQFFTALQNFWSVFRRLPRFVRYLGLLAIGILYMVLVTASPAAPQQPVTLQLLMSAPDVPPWTKYMVKAFEASHPDIRLRIVEGPNNVSLLEDMYTTAFLLRDSPYDLVTMDVIWTPKFAAAGWLVDLTEQFSPQDLAAFSPADVNGGRYQGRLYRIPVRSDVGMLYYRKDLLEQAGLAPPQTFEDIATLSKVLQEKQAVRWGYLWQGKQYEGLSAMFVEVLKGFGGFWVDPETLEVGLDRPEAIRAVQFLRDTINQGISPPGVTTYVEEDTRRLFQNGQAAFLRNWPYAWPLLNEETSPVKGKVAIMPMVPAAGQQGGSCLGGWGLGIAKTSKHPKEALEAIRFLTSEPSQHKFVMEAGYVPSRQNLFNDPQIAAKYSYYPELFKVVQNAVLRPPIAQYAQTSDILQRYLSAALTNQKPPEQAMKAAADETRRLLAAGKKIQK, from the coding sequence ATGCTGCCTGTTATGCAATTCTTTACCGCTCTGCAAAATTTTTGGTCAGTGTTCCGCCGCTTACCCCGATTCGTCCGTTACCTCGGTTTGCTGGCGATCGGTATCCTGTACATGGTTCTGGTAACAGCGTCTCCTGCTGCTCCCCAACAACCCGTCACGCTGCAATTGTTGATGAGCGCACCGGATGTGCCGCCCTGGACGAAATACATGGTGAAGGCATTCGAGGCCTCTCATCCCGATATCCGGCTGCGGATTGTGGAGGGACCAAACAATGTCAGCCTGCTGGAGGATATGTATACCACTGCCTTCCTGCTGAGGGATTCGCCCTACGATCTGGTGACGATGGATGTCATCTGGACACCCAAGTTTGCCGCAGCAGGCTGGTTAGTAGATCTAACGGAGCAATTTTCGCCCCAGGACTTAGCGGCCTTCTCCCCAGCCGATGTCAACGGCGGTCGTTACCAGGGACGGCTGTACCGGATTCCCGTGCGATCGGATGTCGGGATGCTCTACTACCGGAAAGATTTACTGGAACAGGCTGGATTGGCTCCACCGCAAACATTTGAAGACATCGCCACCCTGTCTAAAGTATTGCAGGAAAAGCAGGCGGTGCGCTGGGGCTATCTCTGGCAGGGCAAACAGTATGAAGGACTGTCAGCCATGTTTGTTGAGGTGCTGAAAGGATTTGGCGGATTTTGGGTGGATCCAGAGACGCTGGAAGTGGGTCTCGATCGCCCCGAAGCCATCCGCGCCGTCCAGTTTTTGCGGGACACGATCAATCAGGGCATTTCCCCTCCTGGTGTAACAACCTATGTGGAGGAAGACACTCGCCGACTGTTTCAAAATGGGCAGGCGGCCTTTCTGCGGAATTGGCCCTATGCCTGGCCCTTGCTGAATGAAGAGACTTCTCCAGTGAAAGGAAAAGTGGCGATCATGCCGATGGTTCCCGCTGCTGGACAACAGGGAGGATCCTGCCTGGGCGGCTGGGGTCTGGGAATTGCCAAAACCTCCAAACATCCGAAAGAAGCGTTAGAGGCGATTCGATTTTTAACCAGCGAACCCTCTCAGCACAAATTTGTCATGGAGGCGGGATATGTACCCAGCCGCCAGAACTTATTTAATGATCCGCAAATCGCTGCCAAATACAGCTACTATCCAGAACTGTTCAAGGTTGTGCAGAATGCTGTTCTGCGCCCCCCGATCGCCCAGTACGCCCAAACCTCCGATATTTTGCAGCGTTATCTGAGTGCTGCCCTGACCAACCAAAAACCGCCTGAACAGGCCATGAAAGCGGCAGCAGATGAAACGAGGCGACTCCTGGCAGCGGGAAAGAAAATTCAAAAGTAG
- a CDS encoding STAS domain-containing protein, which produces MTVSLRGTREVKDDYQLFRLTGLLDAFSEPTFRKVMTKCVEEGPKYLILDLSKIDFVDSSGLGALVQLAKKAQSVDGSIQIVTNPRVTQTVKLVRLEQFLALQPSVEVAIENVKKAGS; this is translated from the coding sequence TTGACGGTCAGCTTAAGAGGCACGCGAGAAGTCAAGGATGATTATCAACTATTCCGCCTCACAGGTCTTTTAGATGCCTTTTCTGAGCCGACCTTTCGGAAGGTGATGACGAAGTGCGTTGAGGAAGGGCCAAAGTATCTGATCTTGGATCTGTCCAAGATTGACTTTGTCGATAGTTCTGGATTGGGTGCCCTGGTACAACTAGCCAAAAAAGCTCAATCGGTCGATGGTTCCATTCAAATCGTGACCAACCCACGGGTGACGCAAACGGTAAAGCTGGTGCGCCTGGAACAATTTCTGGCCTTACAGCCCTCAGTTGAGGTGGCGATCGAGAATGTCAAAAAAGCAGGAAGCTGA
- a CDS encoding 4a-hydroxytetrahydrobiopterin dehydratase, whose translation MIKLSNWLKFAAILSMGVLGAIALVTSVSAHLPSASQVEISASPTISQEYAMSAPVLSTDELNTALTQLTGWSVKDGKLHRQFQFGSFVEAFGFMSSVALVAEAMGHHPEWFNVYNRVTIDLTTHDSGGITAKDVELAKRANELAK comes from the coding sequence TTGATTAAGCTGTCGAACTGGCTGAAATTTGCTGCTATTCTGTCGATGGGAGTGTTAGGCGCGATCGCACTGGTTACCAGTGTCTCTGCTCACCTCCCAAGTGCAAGCCAAGTTGAGATTTCTGCATCACCTACGATTTCTCAGGAGTACGCTATGAGTGCCCCAGTGCTATCGACAGATGAACTCAATACTGCCCTCACGCAGTTGACAGGTTGGAGTGTAAAGGATGGCAAGCTCCATCGTCAATTTCAGTTCGGCTCTTTTGTGGAAGCCTTTGGATTTATGTCCAGTGTAGCTCTGGTGGCTGAAGCAATGGGCCACCACCCGGAGTGGTTCAATGTCTACAATCGGGTGACGATCGATCTGACTACTCACGACTCCGGTGGCATCACTGCCAAAGACGTAGAACTGGCCAAACGAGCTAACGAACTGGCGAAATAG
- a CDS encoding TIGR01548 family HAD-type hydrolase encodes MQSAIAVFDIDGVVRDVGNSYRRALADTVEYFTAGAYRPSQAEIDALKSEGIWNNDWEASQELVYRFFETQDGDSVLPIGEAAIWQDEMGRGGVGIDYPKLVAFFQSRYRGPDPIHWTGYICHEPLLFQADYLERLTQAGILWGFFSGATRGSASYVLEKRLGLQAPVLIAMEDAPGKPDPTGLLATVDRLEQPADFNQTPVLYLGDTVADMYTVQQAREQQPQRSWIAVGVLPPHVQETSERSQNYAQTLKQAGADVVFSNAQELTPERIWELVNVAQ; translated from the coding sequence ATGCAAAGCGCGATCGCGGTGTTTGACATTGATGGAGTGGTACGGGATGTGGGCAATTCCTACCGTCGCGCTCTGGCGGATACCGTTGAGTATTTTACGGCTGGAGCCTACCGCCCCTCCCAGGCAGAAATCGATGCTCTGAAATCGGAAGGCATCTGGAACAACGATTGGGAAGCCTCACAGGAACTGGTCTACCGCTTTTTTGAAACACAAGATGGGGATAGCGTGCTCCCAATTGGAGAAGCCGCGATCTGGCAAGATGAAATGGGGCGGGGCGGAGTAGGAATTGATTACCCCAAACTGGTTGCCTTCTTCCAATCCCGCTATCGGGGGCCAGATCCAATTCACTGGACAGGTTACATCTGCCATGAACCCCTGCTCTTTCAGGCCGATTATCTGGAACGGCTCACCCAGGCCGGAATTCTTTGGGGCTTTTTCAGTGGGGCAACCCGTGGCTCGGCTTCCTATGTGTTGGAGAAACGCTTGGGTTTGCAGGCTCCGGTGCTGATTGCAATGGAAGATGCTCCTGGCAAACCGGATCCCACAGGTCTGTTGGCGACGGTCGATCGCCTGGAGCAACCCGCAGACTTCAATCAGACTCCTGTACTCTACCTGGGGGACACGGTTGCAGATATGTATACCGTACAGCAGGCGCGCGAGCAGCAGCCCCAGCGATCGTGGATTGCCGTTGGTGTACTGCCGCCTCACGTTCAGGAAACGTCCGAGCGGAGCCAGAATTATGCTCAAACTCTGAAACAGGCAGGAGCCGATGTGGTTTTCAGCAATGCTCAGGAACTCACGCCAGAGCGAATCTGGGAGTTAGTGAATGTCGCACAATAA